From the Cryptomeria japonica chromosome 2, Sugi_1.0, whole genome shotgun sequence genome, one window contains:
- the LOC131041530 gene encoding gamma-glutamyl peptidase 5-like: protein MGNNKRFEVLLAAADRDYVKKMYGGYFSLFVNMLGEEAERWDMFRAFDRQLPKMEDLHKYDGFVVTGSKSDAHGNALWILELCQLLRCLYQMRIKVLGICFGHQILCRALGGKVSRSSAGWDVGTTKIHFNSSIRTKEYLSGMKIPTTLYLNEFHQDKVTEIPCGADIIAFSNKTEIEMFSMDDHILGIQGHPEYNGDILFNLMDNLCNEGILTEEIRL, encoded by the exons ATGGGCAATAATAAGAGGTTTGAAGTTCTGTTAGCGGCAGCAGACAGAGATTATGTGAAGAAAATGTATGGAGGATATTTCAGTCTGTTTGTTAATATGCTGGGTGAGGAGGCCGAGAGGTGGGATATGTTCAGGGCCTTTGACCGGCAGCTGCCAAAAATGGAAGACCTTCACAAGTACGATGGATTCGTTGTGACCGGAAGCAAAAGTGACGCTCATGGCAATGCTCTCTGGATTCTGGAACTCTGTCAATTGTTAAGATGTCTTTACCAAATGCGCATCAAAGTGTTGGGGATATGCTTTGGCCACCAG ATATTGTGTAGGGCTTTGGGAGGCAAAGTGAGTAGATCCAGTGCTGGATGGGATGTTGGCACAACTAAAATACATTTCAATTCTTCCATTCGTACAAAAGAATATCTCAGTGGAATGAAAATCCCAACCACTCTTTACTTAAATGAATTCCATCAAGATAAG GTGACAGAGATCCCTTGTGGTGCAGATATAATTGCTTTTTCAAATAAAACTGAGATTGAAATGTTTTCAATGGATGATCACATACTAGGAATTCAAGGTCACCCAGAGTACAATGGTGACATTTTATTTAATCTTATGGACAACCTATGCAATGAAGGAATCTTAACA GAGGAGATTAGATTGTAA